From Pseudomonas sp. AN-1:
CCATTTTCCGCGCATCGCCCGGCCCGCTCAAGCGCAGGACTGTCGCAGCGGCTGGACGGACGGAGCGCCCCGCGGACAGTGGCCGCCTAGACTGAGGGAGCCGAGCCACCGCGGAGACCAGCCGATGAGCCGCACCGAAACCGACAGCCTGGGCCCGATCGAGGTCCCGGACGACGCCTACTGGGGCGCGCAGACCCAGCGCTCGCTGATCAACTTCGCCATCGGCAGCGAACGCATGCCGCTGGCGGTGATCCACGCCCTGGCGCTGATCAAGAAGGCCGCCGCGCGGGTCAACGCGCGCAGCGGCGCCCTGCCGGCGGACATCGCCGCGCTGATCGAGCAGGCCGCCGACGAGGTGCTGGCCGGCCAGCACGACGGCCAGTTCCCGCTGGTGGTGTGGCAGACCGGCAGCGGCACGCAGAGCAACATGAACGTCAACGAGGTGATCGCCGGGCGCGCCAACGAGCTGGCCGGCCAGGGCCGCGGCGGCAAGCAGCCGGTGCACCCCAACGACCACGTCAACCGCGCGCAGAGCTCCAACGACTGCTTCCCCACCGCCATGCACATCGCCGTGCTGCTGGCGGTGCACGCGCAGCTGCTGCCGGCGCTGCACGAGCTGCGCGACGGCATCGTCGAGCAGGCGCAGCGCCACCGCGAGCTGGTCAAGACCGGCCGCACGCACCTGATGGACGCCACGCCGATCACCTTCGGCCAGGAACTGTCGGCCTTCGTCGCCCAGCTCGAGCACGCCGACCGCGCCATCCACGCGGCACTGCCGGCGGTCGGCGAGCTGGCCCAGGGCGGCACCGCGGTGGGCACCGGGCTGAACGCGCCGCAGGGCTTCGCCGAGGCCATCGCCCGCGAGATCAGCGAGCTGTCCGAGCAGCTGTTCGTCAGCGCACCCAACAAGTTCGCCGCCCTCGCCGGCCACGAACCGCTGGTCAGCCTCTCCGGCGCGCTGAAGACCCTGGCGGTGACCCTGATGAAGCTGGCCAACGACCTGCGCCTGCTCGGCTCCGGCCCGCGCGCGGGCCTGGCCGAGGTGCGCCTGCCGGCCAACGAGCCGGGCAGCTCGATCATGCCCGGCAAGGT
This genomic window contains:
- a CDS encoding class II fumarate hydratase; this translates as MSRTETDSLGPIEVPDDAYWGAQTQRSLINFAIGSERMPLAVIHALALIKKAAARVNARSGALPADIAALIEQAADEVLAGQHDGQFPLVVWQTGSGTQSNMNVNEVIAGRANELAGQGRGGKQPVHPNDHVNRAQSSNDCFPTAMHIAVLLAVHAQLLPALHELRDGIVEQAQRHRELVKTGRTHLMDATPITFGQELSAFVAQLEHADRAIHAALPAVGELAQGGTAVGTGLNAPQGFAEAIAREISELSEQLFVSAPNKFAALAGHEPLVSLSGALKTLAVTLMKLANDLRLLGSGPRAGLAEVRLPANEPGSSIMPGKVNPTQCEALSMLACQVLGNDATVCFAASQGHLQLNVFKPVIVHNLLQSIRLLGDGCRNFNEHCIRGLEPDAARMAEQLERGLMLVTALNPHIGYDKAAQIAKKAYAENTSLREAALALGYLSNAEFDAWVRPERMLQAGEEG